In Bacillus sp. Cs-700, one genomic interval encodes:
- a CDS encoding Na+/H+ antiporter NhaC family protein, which produces MDWLSVFPFIVVIMVAMKTKLVIPGLTAGLLTASFIYKPGVISGLQQFYEFIMSGLKDENNVKIVLFLYMFTGLIGLMKYTGGIKGFVHLASSKINTKKGALFLTWISTIGTFSAPSFRIVTVAPIMKALLNKVKITPQELGFVIETTATPVIVLMPIATAFVGYMSSVVQLSLKAEGIEGDGYRYFLQSIPYNFFSISIILIGFYLSFFHHSKKQATDAGNQEKELDDQWEDCHPAVAKDLPKKPFNLLLPLGGVILLTLFLTYWSGYEKGFTSLLQAFIEADVLDAMVFALLTTVLLTFFFYLFQRFSLKELVTFFIEGGNEMMPVIVLLTVVWGLASSTEALGFSTFVTSNLDWIPSLFVPPVLFLVGAFISYFIGSSWGTWGILMPLGISLGHSTGTDLPLVIGAVFASGTFGAFSSPLSDNTNTIARILKLNPMTYAKFKLTPALIAAGTAAVGYFIISFVI; this is translated from the coding sequence TTGGATTGGTTATCTGTGTTCCCTTTTATCGTAGTGATAATGGTTGCGATGAAAACTAAGCTAGTGATTCCAGGTCTTACAGCAGGACTGTTAACGGCTTCATTTATTTATAAACCGGGCGTCATTAGTGGTTTACAGCAGTTTTATGAGTTTATCATGAGTGGTCTTAAAGATGAGAACAACGTTAAAATTGTTCTTTTTCTCTATATGTTTACCGGATTAATTGGATTAATGAAATATACAGGTGGAATTAAAGGGTTTGTTCATCTAGCATCTTCGAAAATCAATACAAAAAAAGGAGCATTGTTTCTTACTTGGATCTCGACAATTGGGACCTTTAGCGCTCCGAGCTTTCGCATTGTAACAGTAGCACCAATCATGAAAGCTCTTTTAAATAAAGTGAAAATCACGCCTCAGGAACTTGGATTTGTGATCGAGACGACTGCCACTCCAGTGATTGTATTGATGCCAATTGCGACTGCTTTTGTTGGATACATGTCGTCTGTTGTTCAACTTTCTTTAAAAGCAGAAGGCATTGAAGGTGATGGTTATCGTTATTTTCTTCAAAGTATTCCGTATAACTTTTTTTCCATCAGTATCATTCTAATCGGCTTTTATTTAAGCTTCTTTCATCACAGCAAAAAACAAGCGACTGATGCAGGGAATCAAGAGAAGGAACTAGATGATCAGTGGGAGGACTGTCATCCAGCCGTAGCAAAAGACCTTCCCAAAAAGCCGTTCAACTTATTACTGCCGCTTGGAGGAGTCATACTGTTAACTCTCTTTCTTACGTATTGGAGTGGGTATGAAAAAGGCTTTACCTCCTTACTTCAAGCATTCATCGAGGCGGATGTGCTTGATGCCATGGTCTTTGCTTTATTAACAACGGTATTACTTACATTCTTTTTTTATTTATTCCAGCGCTTCTCCTTAAAGGAACTCGTAACTTTCTTTATCGAGGGAGGAAATGAAATGATGCCAGTGATCGTATTGTTAACGGTTGTGTGGGGGCTAGCATCATCAACTGAAGCGCTTGGATTTTCGACATTTGTTACATCTAATCTTGATTGGATTCCATCGTTATTCGTTCCGCCTGTTTTGTTTCTTGTTGGTGCGTTTATTTCTTATTTCATTGGTTCGTCGTGGGGAACTTGGGGAATTTTAATGCCGCTTGGTATTTCGTTAGGCCATTCAACTGGAACGGATCTTCCTCTCGTCATTGGAGCCGTATTTGCTAGTGGGACATTTGGGGCTTTTTCTTCACCGTTAAGTGATAATACGAATACAATAGCGAGAATTTTAAAGTTAAACCCGATGACATATGCTAAATTTAAGCTAACTCCAGCTCTTATTGCAGCGGGGACGGCTGCAGTAGGATATTTTATTATTTCTTTTGTGATTTAG
- the cydC gene encoding thiol reductant ABC exporter subunit CydC, translated as MKELAFVWREMLTEKKDILLSILFGFIAGITAVALFAASGYLISKAALSLPVFALAILTAVVKFFGLARAVGRYFERIYSHRATFSILSNMRVSFYKKLEPVAASITQKHRSGELLGRIVGDIDRLQHFYLRVLYPPIVFILIFLVTIWFTLFFSIKIASLMLLGVFLTGIIIPGYFAWRIRKKDQAVRALRGEFAADSAEFFNGYRDLKIMRETVKRKEELEAKSSATLKAESKESKAEVFHQAVNSFISLFVTWCVIVVGAYLVTTGELDGVFLAMLVLISLTSFENAVPMAIVPAYLQDSIVASKRLSDVQAVTSNNIKQTVKLPEDKPLSLLAKNVTFSYPGEERKALKHVSVHIPVGGKTAVVGPSGSGKSTLLQLFLKFYESGGLEVNGDSTQTLSQEQIWSETNVVLQQNHFFSGSIRDNLKLAGETLTDEQLTNILVIVQLHHLSLDYEVHEKGANLSGGEQQRLAIARALLKGKRVWLLDEPTSSVDLLTERLILNHLFDRAKEDTLLLVSHRLNNLEKMDQIIVMDSGEIVESGTYKELMKRKGYFFQMREIERSVLL; from the coding sequence ATGAAAGAATTAGCATTTGTTTGGCGTGAAATGCTGACTGAAAAAAAAGATATCCTTCTTTCCATCTTATTTGGCTTTATTGCTGGTATAACAGCTGTTGCCCTTTTTGCTGCAAGTGGTTACTTAATTTCTAAGGCAGCATTGTCGCTACCTGTTTTCGCATTAGCCATCTTAACAGCTGTCGTGAAATTTTTCGGACTTGCTCGTGCAGTAGGCCGTTACTTTGAAAGAATTTATTCTCATCGCGCCACATTTTCAATCTTAAGCAACATGCGCGTATCATTTTATAAAAAGCTTGAACCAGTTGCAGCTAGCATAACTCAGAAACACCGAAGTGGGGAATTGCTAGGGCGGATCGTAGGAGATATTGATCGGCTTCAGCATTTTTATTTGCGTGTCTTGTACCCACCGATCGTATTTATTCTTATTTTTCTTGTTACCATTTGGTTTACACTATTCTTTTCAATTAAAATTGCCAGTTTAATGCTGTTAGGTGTTTTTCTTACTGGGATAATAATTCCTGGTTATTTCGCGTGGCGTATTCGAAAAAAAGATCAGGCCGTTCGTGCATTAAGAGGAGAATTTGCAGCTGATTCGGCTGAGTTTTTCAATGGCTATCGTGATTTGAAAATCATGAGAGAAACCGTGAAGAGGAAAGAAGAGTTGGAAGCAAAATCAAGCGCTACTTTGAAGGCAGAAAGTAAAGAAAGTAAGGCAGAAGTTTTTCATCAGGCGGTTAACTCATTTATCTCTTTATTTGTCACATGGTGTGTCATCGTGGTGGGCGCTTATCTTGTGACAACTGGAGAATTGGATGGAGTATTTCTCGCCATGCTTGTCCTTATCTCCTTAACATCGTTTGAGAATGCGGTGCCGATGGCGATCGTGCCAGCTTATTTACAAGATAGCATCGTAGCATCCAAAAGACTTTCAGACGTACAAGCTGTCACTTCGAATAACATAAAGCAAACAGTAAAGCTTCCAGAAGATAAACCATTATCGCTATTAGCGAAAAATGTAACTTTCTCATATCCAGGTGAAGAAAGAAAAGCACTGAAACATGTATCCGTTCATATACCAGTAGGGGGGAAAACGGCGGTCGTTGGGCCTAGTGGTTCCGGTAAGTCAACGCTTTTACAGCTTTTCCTTAAGTTCTATGAGAGCGGGGGACTAGAAGTGAATGGTGATTCGACTCAAACGCTATCACAGGAGCAAATTTGGTCAGAAACAAATGTTGTCCTTCAACAAAACCATTTTTTCTCAGGCTCTATTCGTGACAACTTGAAACTCGCCGGAGAGACATTAACCGACGAACAGTTAACGAATATCCTTGTTATTGTTCAACTCCATCATCTTTCTCTTGATTACGAAGTCCATGAAAAGGGTGCCAACCTATCCGGTGGGGAACAGCAGCGTCTTGCCATTGCAAGGGCTCTCCTAAAAGGAAAGCGTGTCTGGTTATTAGACGAGCCAACTTCCTCGGTAGATCTTTTGACAGAAAGATTGATCCTTAACCATTTATTTGATCGAGCCAAAGAAGATACGCTTCTTTTGGTCAGTCATCGACTGAACAATCTTGAAAAGATGGATCAAATTATCGTGATGGATTCAGGTGAAATTGTTGAAAGTGGTACGTACAAAGAATTGATGAAGCGTAAGGGATATTTTTTTCAAATGAGAGAAATTGAAAGAAGCGTACTCTTGTAG
- the cydD gene encoding thiol reductant ABC exporter subunit CydD: MKNELKAYASGFKITHLLMILGALLIGASIIAQAFLTVEIVNNVFVNKTAFEENVPLLISLLLVLMLRPFLSYLMGRAGVKMAATVKQRIRKALLDKFSREALLTSHQGQSGQKVSVLLDAVDEIDAYYSKYIPQVFKTAVIPIFILIAVSTQHLETGLIMMVTAPFIPIFYIIIGIRTQKKSEEKLEQMTVFSGRFLDTIQGLTTLNLFRQSKKYRNIIKESSLNYRDATIEVLKVAFVSSLMLELISMLSIGIIALEIGLRLIVFNSMTFATAFFLLILAPEFYLSLKELGSAFHTGRGSMSAMKKVSEELGRESEEVTWGDRFIENRKTPSKIALKDVSYQYKDSGFSLSSLNITIEPYRQVAIIGRSGSGKSTFLHMIAGLLPPQQGEITIDDHPMTSLDEDSWFSQVSYISQHPYIFTGTIAENIRIGSKNASQSEIEDAAVKAGISAFVATLEQGYETIIGESGRGLSGGEKQRLALARAFLKKPNVILFDEPTTGLDLYTEKVLQSAINSLSQNATMITVAHRLHTIRKADHIIVLDQGKVMAEGTDKALYETSELYREMVNVQTEEVTL; encoded by the coding sequence GTGAAGAACGAGCTTAAAGCATATGCTTCAGGTTTCAAAATTACACACTTGTTGATGATTTTAGGCGCGCTTTTAATAGGTGCTTCAATTATTGCACAGGCCTTTCTTACAGTAGAAATTGTAAACAACGTTTTTGTTAATAAAACAGCTTTTGAAGAAAACGTGCCTCTTCTTATTAGTTTGTTACTTGTGTTGATGTTGCGACCATTTTTATCTTACTTAATGGGCAGAGCAGGGGTGAAGATGGCTGCTACAGTAAAACAAAGAATCCGTAAAGCACTATTAGACAAATTTTCACGGGAAGCGCTACTAACGTCTCATCAAGGTCAGTCTGGTCAGAAGGTAAGTGTCTTGCTTGATGCAGTTGATGAGATCGATGCTTATTATAGTAAATACATTCCACAAGTGTTCAAAACAGCCGTGATCCCAATTTTTATCTTAATTGCTGTTTCTACTCAGCATCTCGAAACAGGCCTAATCATGATGGTAACAGCACCATTCATTCCAATATTTTATATAATCATTGGGATACGTACTCAAAAAAAATCTGAAGAGAAGCTTGAACAAATGACTGTTTTCTCTGGACGCTTTTTAGATACGATCCAGGGATTGACTACGTTAAATTTGTTTCGGCAGTCAAAAAAATACCGAAACATTATTAAAGAAAGTAGCTTAAACTACCGTGACGCTACTATTGAAGTATTAAAAGTTGCTTTCGTTTCCTCTTTAATGCTTGAGTTAATTTCTATGCTAAGCATCGGCATTATTGCACTTGAAATCGGTCTTCGTCTCATTGTGTTTAACAGCATGACTTTTGCAACGGCATTCTTTCTTCTTATTCTTGCTCCAGAATTCTACCTTTCATTAAAAGAACTAGGCAGTGCATTTCATACTGGGAGAGGGAGTATGAGCGCAATGAAAAAGGTAAGTGAAGAACTAGGTCGTGAGAGCGAGGAAGTGACATGGGGAGATCGGTTTATTGAGAATAGAAAAACTCCATCAAAGATTGCTTTAAAAGACGTTTCTTATCAGTATAAAGACAGTGGTTTCTCTTTATCATCTCTAAATATAACTATTGAACCTTATCGTCAGGTAGCGATAATCGGGCGAAGTGGGTCTGGTAAGTCAACGTTTTTGCATATGATTGCAGGGTTGTTACCACCACAACAAGGTGAGATTACGATCGATGATCATCCCATGACAAGTTTAGATGAAGATAGTTGGTTTTCACAGGTTAGCTATATCTCTCAGCATCCGTATATATTTACAGGAACGATAGCTGAGAACATACGTATCGGATCAAAGAATGCCAGCCAATCTGAAATTGAAGATGCAGCGGTGAAAGCAGGTATATCAGCATTTGTTGCTACACTAGAACAAGGTTATGAAACGATCATTGGTGAATCAGGTCGAGGTTTATCTGGAGGAGAAAAACAGCGTCTGGCACTGGCACGTGCTTTTTTAAAGAAGCCAAATGTCATTTTGTTTGATGAGCCAACAACCGGACTTGATTTATATACAGAGAAAGTACTTCAATCAGCGATAAATTCATTATCTCAAAATGCTACAATGATTACAGTAGCGCATCGACTTCATACCATTCGAAAAGCCGATCATATCATTGTGCTCGATCAAGGAAAGGTGATGGCTGAAGGCACGGACAAAGCACTTTATGAGACAAGTGAATTATACCGTGAGATGGTAAATGTTCAAACAGAGGAGGTAACCTTATGA
- a CDS encoding ABC transporter permease subunit produces the protein MFKSFIWRSSFQFLLTSLGILLIGSLPYLFFNMKQQLEILAMIDEGTLSNTLFLYDSIVFNVEAYFNQIVQTVTWVFNSQTMQYYARGGSLPLFPDLWKAYSLSMSYLLASLMISLLIGIILTIMTMVFPKRIRGYLKGFFFIIESLPDIFVILLAQIGVIWIYKQTDLLLFNLTSGFDEKAIVLPIFILSLLPSVYIFKYLLLSFEEEEGQLYVELARGKGLDRYTILLVHMFRNAMISLYNHFKGVFLFALANLLMLEIIFDMNGLMMFIYKNGVVNTEMVTLALYMIFLPTFILFTTFEWQIERWKARQEGAQ, from the coding sequence GTGTTTAAATCATTTATATGGCGCTCCTCTTTTCAATTTCTTTTAACTTCACTGGGAATTCTCTTAATCGGATCTCTTCCTTATCTCTTTTTTAACATGAAACAACAGCTTGAAATTCTTGCGATGATTGATGAAGGTACTTTATCAAATACGTTGTTTTTATATGATTCGATCGTCTTTAATGTTGAAGCTTATTTTAATCAAATCGTTCAAACCGTAACGTGGGTATTTAACAGCCAGACGATGCAATATTATGCAAGGGGCGGAAGTTTGCCGCTATTTCCTGACTTATGGAAAGCTTATTCGCTCTCTATGTCTTATTTGCTCGCTTCATTAATGATCTCACTGCTGATAGGGATTATTTTGACGATTATGACGATGGTATTTCCAAAAAGAATAAGAGGATATCTAAAAGGCTTTTTCTTTATTATCGAATCGTTACCTGATATTTTCGTTATTCTTCTTGCTCAGATAGGAGTGATCTGGATTTATAAACAGACAGACCTTCTGCTTTTCAATCTAACGAGTGGTTTTGACGAAAAAGCAATCGTTTTACCAATTTTTATTCTTTCCTTGCTTCCTTCCGTTTACATTTTTAAGTATTTGTTGCTCTCTTTTGAAGAAGAAGAAGGTCAGCTTTATGTAGAACTTGCGAGAGGAAAGGGATTAGATCGGTATACCATTTTACTTGTTCATATGTTTCGTAATGCTATGATCTCGCTATATAACCATTTTAAAGGAGTCTTTCTATTTGCCCTTGCAAACTTGCTTATGCTTGAAATTATTTTTGACATGAACGGTCTAATGATGTTCATTTATAAAAATGGTGTCGTAAATACAGAAATGGTGACGCTTGCCCTTTATATGATCTTTCTACCAACCTTTATTCTCTTTACTACTTTCGAGTGGCAGATTGAACGATGGAAGGCTAGACAGGAGGGAGCACAATGA
- the msrA gene encoding peptide-methionine (S)-S-oxide reductase MsrA gives MHTLMDNETRKQQLIKSLLQKGIYKKGEKQLYMLTLNELENIYARPKKINTITGNGVVTVEQATFAAGCFWGVEALFQQLNGVISTAAGFTGGETINPTYEDVYSELTGHAESVQVEYDPSLISYEELVEVFFENHNPTSLNKQGEDIGTRYRSAIFFHSNEQAEIALIAKENLERSGRFKKPVVTQIVPITSFYRADEYHQSYLAKRGQSSCKIS, from the coding sequence TTGCATACACTAATGGATAATGAAACTAGAAAACAGCAGCTTATTAAAAGCCTTCTTCAAAAAGGAATTTATAAGAAGGGTGAAAAACAGCTTTATATGTTAACACTAAATGAACTGGAAAACATATATGCTCGACCTAAAAAAATTAATACGATAACTGGAAACGGAGTGGTTACAGTGGAGCAAGCAACATTTGCAGCAGGGTGCTTTTGGGGTGTAGAAGCACTATTTCAACAATTAAACGGCGTTATTTCGACAGCAGCAGGTTTTACTGGTGGTGAAACAATTAACCCTACGTATGAAGATGTTTATTCTGAGTTAACAGGTCATGCAGAATCTGTGCAAGTTGAATATGATCCTTCCCTCATTTCTTATGAAGAGCTCGTGGAAGTGTTTTTTGAAAATCATAACCCAACTTCTTTAAATAAACAGGGAGAAGATATCGGAACCCGCTACCGCTCAGCAATCTTCTTCCACTCGAATGAGCAGGCAGAAATTGCATTAATTGCAAAAGAAAATCTTGAGCGATCTGGGCGTTTTAAGAAGCCAGTAGTCACTCAAATTGTTCCGATCACTTCATTTTATCGTGCAGATGAATATCACCAAAGTTATCTTGCTAAGCGTGGACAGTCTTCTTGTAAAATTTCGTAA
- the crtI gene encoding phytoene desaturase family protein — MSKKTIVIGAGLGGLSAAIRLAADGHKVTVLEKNERAGGKLNKRSGQGFKFDTGPSILTMPWVLEKLFKSANRNVNDYMTIKRIEPQWRTFFEDGAQIDVTSDIAVMLSEVHKRSEKDYSNFLSYLDYCKKMFDLSLKSFYKKSLSGIQDLQKLHSFKDLLTMDPMKSMNQATEKYLDDKHLQQLFNFFIMYIGSSPYHSPAILSQLVYVQLGLGIYYVEGGMYNIAEGMLKLLDELGVDVQVNTEVAEILTVNKKAAGVKLANGTTMEADLIVSNLEGIPAHETLLKGEPGAEKVKKDLQKYTPTVSGLVLLLGVNKTFDQLQHHNFFFSKDPELEFKQIFDEGVPADDPTVYIGVSSKSDPTQAPSGKENLFVLTHVPPLQPGESFEKHRGRYREIVLDKLERMGMTGLRESIEFEYQFIPDDIQNLYGSNGGSIYGVATDRKVNGGFKIPSRSTLIENLYFVGGSTHPGGGVPMVTLSGQLTADLIAEDQKLKDEQTG, encoded by the coding sequence ATGAGCAAAAAAACAATCGTAATTGGGGCTGGCCTTGGTGGACTTTCAGCCGCTATTCGCCTCGCTGCAGATGGACACAAAGTAACTGTACTTGAAAAAAACGAACGAGCTGGTGGTAAGTTAAACAAGCGTTCAGGTCAAGGATTTAAGTTTGATACAGGACCTTCCATCCTCACAATGCCCTGGGTGCTCGAGAAACTGTTCAAAAGTGCGAATCGAAATGTTAACGATTATATGACGATTAAACGAATTGAACCTCAGTGGAGAACTTTTTTTGAAGACGGTGCACAAATTGATGTTACGAGTGACATCGCTGTCATGTTATCTGAGGTACATAAACGCTCAGAGAAAGATTATTCCAACTTCCTCTCCTACTTAGATTATTGCAAAAAAATGTTTGACCTGAGCCTTAAAAGTTTTTACAAGAAAAGTTTATCAGGCATCCAAGATTTGCAAAAGCTTCACTCATTTAAAGATCTTCTCACAATGGATCCGATGAAATCAATGAATCAGGCTACAGAAAAGTATCTTGATGATAAGCATCTTCAACAGCTTTTCAACTTCTTCATTATGTATATAGGTTCTTCGCCTTATCATTCTCCTGCTATTCTATCACAGCTTGTGTACGTCCAACTTGGTCTAGGAATCTATTATGTCGAAGGCGGGATGTACAACATAGCAGAAGGAATGCTAAAGCTTCTCGATGAACTAGGTGTCGATGTTCAAGTGAATACTGAGGTAGCTGAGATTCTTACTGTAAACAAAAAAGCCGCTGGCGTAAAGCTTGCAAATGGAACAACGATGGAAGCTGATTTAATTGTCAGCAACCTTGAAGGAATTCCTGCACATGAGACACTTTTAAAAGGCGAACCTGGAGCAGAAAAAGTGAAAAAGGATCTCCAAAAATATACACCGACTGTATCAGGGCTTGTTCTGTTACTTGGGGTTAATAAAACATTTGATCAGCTTCAACATCACAATTTCTTTTTCTCAAAAGATCCAGAGCTTGAATTCAAACAGATCTTTGATGAAGGTGTTCCTGCTGACGATCCAACTGTTTATATTGGCGTCTCTTCAAAATCAGATCCGACACAAGCACCTTCTGGAAAAGAAAATTTATTTGTGTTAACCCATGTCCCTCCACTTCAGCCTGGCGAGAGCTTTGAAAAACATCGCGGAAGATACCGCGAAATTGTCCTTGATAAGCTAGAAAGAATGGGCATGACAGGTCTTCGTGAATCGATCGAATTTGAATATCAATTTATACCGGATGATATTCAAAATTTATATGGATCTAATGGCGGATCGATATACGGAGTTGCTACCGATCGTAAAGTGAACGGAGGATTTAAAATCCCATCTAGAAGTACATTGATTGAAAACCTCTACTTTGTAGGTGGTTCGACACATCCAGGCGGTGGGGTACCGATGGTCACACTCTCAGGACAGTTAACTGCAGACTTAATTGCGGAGGATCAGAAATTGAAAGATGAGCAAACTGGCTAA
- the fni gene encoding type 2 isopentenyl-diphosphate Delta-isomerase, with protein sequence MHVIHLTILELILVNIFAWLIIHVSISYICLRLPDSFYESKKTGLESNKKELNFYEGLRIRKWKTILPDGGDVFKGGFRKKELKTLSSSYLTKFIVETRRAEVTHWLLIPPSILFFLWNPMSIGFAMVGYALIVNLPFILIQRYNRLRLKPLLSKQLKKEQRRGNSIGTFGFEQTEKRKNEHIDICLTEEVEGAGLTTGLERYRFKHNPLPEIAYDEVDISTSFLNKKLNTPFLISSMTGGTERAWEINKRLAKAAEAHGWALGVGSMRAAIQESKSVYSFDVRKYAPTIPVLANIGAVQLNYGFTIEECKRAIDLIQADALLLHLNPLQEVFQPEGDTDFQDLIVKIREVAKAIPVPLGIKEVGMGIDAKTAQRLISAGASFIDVAGAGGTSWIQVESYRSHQTMRRQAAKAFEDWGNPTADCIIDVRKQHPDVPMIASGGLKNGVDAAKAIALGADVSGFGRALLENAVNDTEEALSEQLKRIEFELRTAMFGIGASSINRLKYNSALRKK encoded by the coding sequence ATGCACGTTATCCACTTAACCATTCTAGAATTAATCTTAGTGAATATTTTTGCATGGCTGATTATTCATGTATCTATCTCTTATATTTGCCTTCGTTTGCCAGATTCCTTTTACGAATCAAAAAAAACTGGGTTAGAGAGCAACAAAAAGGAACTGAATTTCTATGAAGGCTTACGAATACGCAAATGGAAAACCATACTTCCTGATGGGGGAGACGTGTTTAAAGGTGGCTTTCGAAAGAAAGAGTTAAAGACACTTAGCTCATCCTATCTTACGAAATTTATTGTTGAGACAAGACGTGCAGAAGTCACCCACTGGCTCCTAATCCCGCCTTCCATTTTGTTTTTTTTATGGAATCCAATGAGTATTGGATTCGCTATGGTTGGGTATGCACTAATTGTTAATCTTCCATTTATCCTGATTCAACGGTACAATCGACTCAGGTTAAAACCATTACTAAGTAAACAGTTGAAAAAAGAGCAGCGCAGGGGGAATTCCATTGGAACATTTGGGTTTGAGCAAACCGAAAAACGAAAAAACGAGCATATTGACATCTGTCTTACAGAAGAAGTTGAAGGGGCAGGATTAACAACAGGACTAGAACGCTATCGTTTTAAGCACAATCCATTACCTGAGATTGCTTATGATGAAGTGGATATCTCTACTTCTTTTCTAAATAAAAAATTAAACACGCCATTTCTTATCAGCTCAATGACCGGCGGCACTGAACGAGCGTGGGAAATAAATAAGCGTCTTGCCAAAGCTGCTGAAGCACATGGGTGGGCACTTGGAGTAGGATCGATGCGTGCAGCCATTCAAGAATCCAAATCCGTATACTCCTTTGATGTGAGAAAATATGCACCAACCATTCCGGTACTAGCTAATATTGGGGCTGTACAACTTAATTACGGTTTTACCATTGAAGAATGTAAGCGAGCCATTGATTTAATTCAAGCTGATGCGCTGTTGCTTCATTTAAATCCACTACAGGAAGTGTTTCAACCAGAAGGCGACACAGATTTCCAGGATTTAATTGTTAAGATTCGTGAAGTAGCAAAGGCGATTCCTGTTCCGCTTGGAATTAAAGAAGTTGGTATGGGAATTGATGCGAAGACAGCTCAGCGCCTGATTAGCGCTGGGGCAAGCTTTATCGATGTCGCAGGAGCGGGCGGAACGTCCTGGATTCAAGTTGAAAGCTATCGTTCTCATCAAACGATGCGCAGGCAAGCTGCGAAGGCTTTTGAGGATTGGGGGAACCCTACCGCAGATTGCATCATTGATGTGCGAAAGCAGCACCCTGATGTACCAATGATTGCAAGTGGAGGGCTAAAAAACGGTGTGGACGCAGCGAAAGCGATCGCCCTCGGTGCAGATGTTTCTGGATTTGGAAGGGCATTACTTGAAAATGCCGTAAATGACACTGAAGAAGCGCTCTCAGAACAATTGAAACGAATTGAATTTGAATTGCGAACTGCTATGTTTGGGATTGGTGCTTCGTCTATTAACAGGTTAAAATACAATAGCGCATTACGTAAGAAATAG
- a CDS encoding VOC family protein yields the protein MLNNVCVITIKVSSMKEALAFYTEILDFRVSKEYGPKIVSLQHEVIPIVLEEAPLHSENNNVLLAIQSNDIYRDFHQFKEKGVPLLFEEPKPCPPGLYFVIKDPSGNQIEILQFTN from the coding sequence GTGTTAAATAATGTTTGTGTCATAACTATTAAAGTATCAAGCATGAAAGAAGCATTAGCGTTTTACACGGAAATATTGGATTTCAGAGTATCAAAAGAGTACGGTCCGAAAATTGTGAGTCTCCAACATGAAGTTATCCCTATTGTTCTTGAAGAAGCGCCACTTCATTCTGAAAACAACAATGTTCTGCTCGCCATTCAATCAAACGATATTTATCGAGATTTTCATCAGTTTAAGGAAAAAGGTGTACCGCTTCTTTTTGAAGAACCAAAACCATGTCCACCTGGCCTTTACTTTGTCATAAAAGATCCTTCTGGTAATCAAATTGAAATTCTCCAGTTTACGAATTAA